A window of Primulina huaijiensis isolate GDHJ02 chromosome 9, ASM1229523v2, whole genome shotgun sequence contains these coding sequences:
- the LOC140985103 gene encoding inositol diphosphatase DSP1-like gives MCHTTTGTPPSSDDMSPDKSPTAAVNVEEPLFLPPLNFSMVDHGIFRSGFPDTPNFPFLETLGIRSIIYLCAEPYPEANMQFINANKIRLFHLGIEGSKEPYVNIPEDTIRRALEVLLDESNRPLLIHCKRGKHRTGCLVGCLRKLQNWCLASIFEEYQRFAADKARVSDQRFMEVFDVSQTPCSISLSRETRDFSR, from the exons ATGTGCCACACAACCACGGGCACGCCACCGTCGTCAGACGATATGTCACCTGATAAATCTCCGACGGCTGCCGTCAATGTTGAGGAGCCTCTTTTCCTTCCGCCGTTGAATTTCTCTATGGTTGATCACGGAATATTCCGGTCCGGATTCCCCGATACTCCTAATTTCCCGTTCTTGGAAACCCTAGGCATTCGATCAATCAT ATACTTGTGTGCGGAACCCTATCCCGAAGCCAATATGCAGTTCATCAACGCCAACAAGATTCGTCTTTTTCATCTCGGCATCGAAGGATCTAAG GAGCCATATGTAAATATCCCAGAAGATACAATTCGTAGGGCATTGGAAGTGTTGTTAG ATGAAAGCAACCGTCCACTCCTAATACACTGCAAACGGGGGAAG CATCGAACTGGTTGTCTCGTGGGATGCCTGAGAAAATTACAGAATTGGTGTTTGGCCTCAATTTTCGAGGAGTACCAGAGGTTTGCAGCTGACAAGGCTAGAGTTTCGGACCAGAGATTTATGGAGGTGTTTGACGTGTCGCAAACACCATGTTCAATTTCATTGTCACGTGAAACCAGAGATTTTTCCAGATGA
- the LOC140984059 gene encoding uncharacterized protein gives MKKLYRRGTVHPTPPAVSDQLLSFLPAAILTLAAALSLEEREMLAYLISCSSANFSNSHHNKTPSAATSGGSKGGATDHPVCFGCYCFRCYMSYWVKWDSSPNRQLIHEIIDAFEESLFKESRQEKNKRERRKGKSVKGKLCLELDESKKSEPSLTKQDFDFTESNSPAEHGIDGGGDGGENSGREEEEKNGEEEELERGSVRRFVSFLGERIWSVWG, from the coding sequence ATGAAGAAGCTGTACAGAAGGGGCACGGTGCATCCGACGCCACCGGCGGTCTCGGACCAGCTTCTTTCCTTCTTGCCGGCTGCGATATTGACTTTGGCAGCTGCTCTGTCTCTGGAAGAAAGGGAAATGCTTGCATACCTCATCTCTTGCTCCTCCGCCAACTTTTCCAACAGCCACCACAATAAAACCCCTTCAGCAGCCACTTCGGGTGGTTCTAAGGGTGGGGCGACTGACCACCCTGTGTGCTTCGGCTGCTACTGCTTCAGATGTTATATGAGCTACTGGGTGAAGTGGGATTCATCTCCAAATCGTCAGCTTATACACGAAATAATAGATGCGTTCGAAGAAAGTCTTTTTAAGGAGAGCAGGCAAGAAAAGAACAAGAGAGAAAGGAGGAAGGGTAAAAGTGTTAAAGGTAAACTTTGTCTTGAATTAGATGAGTCCAAGAAGTCTGAACCCAGTTTGACTAAACAAGATTTTGACTTCACTGAATCGAACTCTCCCGCGGAGCACGGTATTGACGGCGGCGGAGACGGCGGAGAAAATAGTGGTCGTGAGGAGGAGGAGAAAAATGGGGAGGAAGAAGAGTTGGAGAGAGGGTCAGTGAGGAGGTTTGTGAGCTTTCTTGGAGAAAGAATTTGGAGCGTTTGGGGTTAA